The segment TTCCTCGGCCAGCATGGCTGGCACGCCCTGCTTGGCCATCCAGGCGAAGACCGAACTCGTTTTGAGCGCGTCCAGGGCGGCCAGGGACGGGGCGAAGGGATTGTCCGCGCCGGCCGGGAAACCGGGCCGGGGCGGCTGGCCAAGCCTTGTCAGGTCGGCCCGCAGCACCGCCCAGAGTGTCCCGTACCCGGCGAAAAGGGCCGCAAGCCCGGCCCACCAGGCCGCCTTGAGCGCGGCATCGGCCTTGCCGGCGGCGATGGCGGCGTCCAGCACGTCGAGGACGGTGTAGCTTACGTACAGCGCCTCCAGGTACAGAAACATTGGTTCTTCCAGGGTGATGCACGTTTCCACGCGCTCGGCGTGGGGCAGGCCCAAAACGGCCAGGATGTAGCCGGGAAGGTCCTCGCAGGTAAGGGCGCGGCGCACCACCGGTTCGCGGCACCATTTCCAGTAGCGCTGGGACATGGCCAGGCGGGTGATGCGCCGCGTCTGCCTTGCCCGGGCGCGCCGGTCCACCCACAGCGAAAGCCCCAGGGCCTTGATGCGGCCGCACAGGAAATGGTCCTCGCAGACCTCGCCGCCGAAACCGGCCATGCCGCCGCAGGCCTCCCAGACCGCCCGGCGCAGGAGGAAGACGTTTCCCGGCGCGAAGTCCGTGACCCCGTCCTTTTCCAGATTGTGGTTGTCGCCGAAGGCGCGCTGGTAGCGCGAGACCAGGTCGTCGCCCGAAAGATAGGCCACGGGCCCCGATACGAGGCCGATATCCTCCCGTCCGGCCAGGGGCAGGCAGGTTTCGAGCCAGGTGGGCACCACGCGGGTGTCGCAGTCCATGGCCAAAAGGGAGGTGGAGGATCCGGCGGAAATGCCTTCGTGCTTGGTGGCCGGGATGCCCCGGTTCGTCTCGTGGCGCAGCAGGGTCACCGGCACCGGGCAGGGGGGCGGCGCGTAGGGCGTGGCCGAGCCGTCGTCGACCACCACCACTTCCCGGGGAAGCAGGGTCCAGGAGGCAAGGGCGGCCAAAAGCCCGTCCACGAAGCGGCCGTCGTTGTAGGTGTAGGTCACAAGGCTCACATCGACCGTATCCATGCCTCTGTCTCCCGTCCGCCTTGCCACCGGGCGGCCAACCATTATATCAAGCGGACCGTCCGGTCGCGCGCGCCTTGCCGGCGCGGCCGCGCGCACATCACGCCACAAAGGAGGGGACCCGGCGACCGTCCGGCCGCCTTCGGGTCCGAGATCCCCATATGCAGCATCCCCACGCCAACGGCCACGGTCATCCCCATAACGCCCATCCCGCCGGTCCCGCCGGCATGCCGCCCCTGCGACTGATCGCCTGGGAGGTCACCCGGGCCTGCAATCTGGCCTGCAAGCACTGCCGGGCCGAGGCCTGCCTCGATCCCTGGCCCGGCGAGTTCGACACCGCCGAAGCCAAGGCCCTTATCGACACCTTTCCCGAAACCGGTAGCCCCATCATCATCTTCACCGGCGGCGAGCCGCTGTTGCGCCCGGACATCTTCGACCTGGTGCGCCATGCCAGAAGCCGCGACCTGCGCTGCGTCATGGCTCCCAACGGCACCCTGGTCACGGCCGAAAACGCCCGCGAAATCCGGGATTCCGGCATCGCCCGCTGCTCGATCTCCATCGACGCGCCGAACGCCGCCGACCACGACGCCTTCCGGGGCGTGCCCGGGGCCTTCGAAGGCGCGCTTCGCGGCATCGAATATCTCAAGTCGGCCGGGGTGGAATTTCAGATCAACACCACCGTGACCAAGCACAACATGGGCAACTTCAAGGAAATCTTCAAGCTGGCCGAGTCCCTCGGGGCCGCCGCCTGGCATATTTTCCTGCTCGTGCCGACGGGCCGGGCCGTGGAGCTCGGGGCGGAGATCATCACGGCCAAGGAATATGAGGAAGTGCTCAACTGGTTCTATGATTTCCGCAAGACCACCAGCATGCACTTGAAGGCCACCTGCGCCCCGCACTATTACCGCATCATGCGCCAAAGGGCCAAGGCCGAGGGTGTGGCCGTCAATCCCGACACCTTCGGCATGGACGCCATGACGCGCGGTTGCCTTGGCGGCACGGGATTCTGCTTCATCTCGGCCGTGGGCCAGGTGCAGCCCTGCGGCTACCTGGAGCTCGACTGCGGCAATGTGCGCAAAACGCCCTTTCCGGAAATCTGGCGCACCTCGCCCCAGTTCCTCCAGTTTCGCAACAAGGACGACTACCTCGGCAAATGCGGCGTGTGCGAATACCACCGCGTCTGCGGCGGCTGCCGGGCCAGGGCCTACACCATGTCCGGCAACTACATGGCCCCGGAACCCCTGTGCGACTACACCCCGGCCAAGGCCGCCGAGGGCCGGTGAACGCGGATTCCCTTCGGGGCAGGCGGCTTTGGGGCATGTGCATCCTGATCGCCGGCCTCGGCCTGTCCGCCTGGATATGGCAGCGGGCCGGCGCGCAGGCGCAACTGTCGGGCTACGTGGTCATCGACGGGGTGGCCTATCCGCAACGCCTGGAGGACACCAAGGCCTACAACCGCCGGATGGAGGCGTTTGGCGGCAAGGGACTGGTCCTGGCCGAAAAGCTGGAAGCGTGGTTTTCCGGCCTCGGCCGTTCCAGGGGCTTTGCCGGGGGCGTGGCTCTCGTGACCCTGGGCCTTGGCGGCGGGCTTTTCCTGGCGCGTCCGGCACGGGCCGGCGATGACGAGGCGGACAAGCGGGCGGGCTAGGCCTTCACGCATGCGTCCTGGTAATAAAAAAGCCGGAGGGAATGATTCCCTCCGGCTTTTTCGTTGGCGTGGGGGATGGGGCGCGAGGCTAGGCGCAGCGCTCCTCCGACGTCCGGGCGTCGGCCGTGGCCGCCTGGGCCTGGTGGTAGGCGGTGAAGCTGGCGAACCCGTCCTTGCCCATGTAGCGCTCGAGCTGGCGACGGTCGGCCTGGAGCAGGTCCACCACGATCAGCCCGTCGAGGCAGTCGGCGAAGCCCTTGTCCACGTTGAAGGCCAGGATCTTGCCGCCGAGCTTCAGGTACTGGCGCAAAAGCACCGGGATGCCCTTGCGGTCGGCCTCGATGTCGTCGATGAGCGCCAGCAGGTCGTCGAGGTCCTCGACCAGGGTCCTGGCCGCCCGGGCCAGCCAGGTCTGGCCGCGAAGCGGCGTCTTGGGCCGCACCAGCCGGGCCAGGTTGGGATTGGTGACGTTGCCCTCGAAATAGCTGGCCATAAGCCGCCTGGAGGCGTGCTTGTAGTCGTTGGTGATGCTGACCGGGCCGAAAAGCACCCGGTAGCGCGGCTCGCGCACGACCATCTGGGCCAGCCCCTTCCAGAGCAGCAGGAGCGGCGAATAGCTCTTCTGGTATTCGGGCCGCACAAAGGACCGGCCCATCTCCAGCGCCGGGCTTATGCGCGAGAAAAAGGCGGCCTTGAGCACGAAAAGCGTGCTGGTGTAAAGCCCCTGCGGGCCTTTCTCCGCCAACAGCTCGTCCGTGCGGCCGATGCGGTACGCCCCGGCCACTTCGCGTTTTTCGGCGTTCCACAAAAACAGATGGTGGTAGAAGGGATCGAACCCGTCGAGGTCGCAGGCCTTGCCCGTGCCTTCGCCCACCCGGCGGAAGGTCAGTTCGCGCAGGCGGCCGATCTCGCGAAGCATCAGGGGAATGTCGGCGGCCTTGGCCTCGATGACCTGGAACTCGCCGCTTTGGTGCAAAACCGACCCAGGGGCCAGCGCGGCGATTTCGTCGGCCAGCAGGGCCGGGCTCACGGGCGGGATCAGCGCTTCCTGGTGGCCGACGTTTTTCTGGGGAAAAAGCGGCGGTCGGCGGCGGGGCTTGTCCGGGCGATTGCGCAACAGTTCCGTGCGCAGGCGCAGGTAGCGGGTGATGCAGGTATCGGCCTCCTCGTCGCAGGACGAAACCTTGGCCAGACGGTCGTAGCGGATGGGAGTGCCGATGCGGGCTTCCACGGCCTGGCCGCATTTGTTGTAGAATTCCCGGGGCAGCATGGCCGTGCGCAGAAGCGGATGCACGAGCCCCAGGACCTGGAACAGGCGGCTGTTGCGGCCGCTGAAATGGATGGGCACGACCGTGGCTTCGGTCTTGCGCACGAGCCGGGCCACGGTGGCGCTCCAGGCCGGGTCGCTGATGGCCGGCCGGCCGTTCTCCAGATGCGGGTGGGCCACCGCGCCGGCTGGAAAGATGCCGAGCAGGCCGCCCTTGCGCAGGATGCGGAGGCATTCCTTGAGGGGCCGGATGTTGCTGCCCGTGGCCGAGGAGCCGCCGAAGGGATCGACGAAGACGAAGAGCCCGCGCAGCTCCGGAATGCGGGAGAGCAGGAAATTGGCCATGATCCGGGTGTCGGGCCGCACGGTCAAAAGCATTTTGGCCAGCACCAATCCTTCCAGGCCGCCGAAGGGATGGTTGGCCACCACCACCACCGGCCCGGATTTGGGGATACGCTCCAGCTCCTCGCTCGAGGCCCGCACCCGCACGTCCATGGCGTCGAGCACGGCGTCCACGAAGGCGCCGCCGTCCAGGCCGTTCGGAATGGCGCGGTAGATGTCCTCGATGGGGGCGAGCGACAGCGCCTTGGCCAGGAAGGGTTCGGCCAGGGCGACGGCGCGGCGCGTGAAGCTTCCGCCGAAAGACGGGGTCAGGGAAAAAATGTGAGGACGTTCGCTTTGTTCCATGTCATCACCTCGGGGGATGGCGTCTTAAGGAAGACGGGCCGAGCGGCCACCCGTCAAACCGTACAAGGCATAGCCAGCCAGGGTTACGACTCCATGGAGAATTGGCTGCGTTCGTCGACGATTGTGCGCGATTGCGTCACAACGCGGGTGGATTTGTAACGTACGAGGTTTACTCCCTTGCCCGCCGCCCCGCAAGAGGGCCCGCCGCCTTGACACCCGGCGCGGGCCGCTTCTATCGTATAGACGATGCGTGAGGGGAAGCCTTTGAAAAGGTTTCTCCCCTCTCGCGCCCTTCTTTCCTAATCTTTTTATCCGTTAGGGTGTTGCATCGGATATGTGCCCTTTGAAGCGTCTTTGGTAGGAGGGCTGGGGGGAATACCTTTCCGCAAGAAAAGTTTCCCCCAGCGGCCTTCTATAAAATAGCTCCGGGGAATGCGCCGTGTCGGAAAACCGCTTGTACTCCGTGGCCGCCATCGCCAAGCTGCTGGATATGCCGGAATCCACGCTCCACTATTGGAAGAACCGCTTCGACGCGGTGTTGCCAAGCGTGGGGCGCGGGCGCAGCAAGCGGTTTCGGCCCGAGGCGGTGGAAGTGTTCCAGGCCATCGGCCGGTTGCTCGGCCAGGGACTCTCGGCGGCGGACGTGCGGGCCGAGCTGATGCGGCAATTTCCGGTCAACGCGACCCACGAACCGACCTCCGGGACGGCGGTTTCCGCTGTCGCCGCGCACCATTCGGCGGCAACGACCGTCGCCGCGGGCGAAGCGGCCTTTTCCGGCGGCGAGCCGGCCGTCATGGCCATGGCCGCCGGTATAGGCACGGAAATCGCCCGGTCGATCATGGCCCAGTTCCAGCGGCATTTTCCGCCGGTCCAGCCGGCCCTGCCCGAAGAGACGGTGGAGGGGCTGCGGGAGCAGCTCGGGGCGATGCGCGACGAGAACGCCGCCATGGCCGAGAAGATGCGCCTGTTGGAGGCCGAACTGGTGCGCCTGCGCAAGGACCGGCGCGAACTGGAAAATTACCTCGTGGACAAGATAAACGCCTTGCGCCGCGCCGACGAGACGTCGTGAGGGGAGAGGGGAAGAAGGGAAAGAGGTGCGAGAGGGGGACCCTTTTTGAAAAAAGGGTCCCCCTCTCGCGCTCTCCCCTCCCAAAAACTTTCGATGGTTACAGGTGTGGTGACGAGAATGCACCGTAACCGTTAAGCGTCTTTGGAAGGGGGGCCTGGGGGGAGAACCTTTCTGCAAGAAAGGTTTCCCCCCGGTCTTCATTGCAAAGCTGGAAATGGGGAAGGCCGCTTGCCCGGCTTGCGCCCGGCTCACGGCCTTCCTTTCCTCGAGGACTATCGCCTAGCCCGCGTGGCCGCCCCGACGCCGCGGAAACGTCGGTCCGTCTTCCGGTTGACGGTGGCGGCCCAACGGACATCGCGTAAACGATGGGTCCCGATGGGCATGGGTGGGTCGCGCTTTGGCGACCGGAGGCTACACGTCCATGATTTCCAGATAGACCAGGGTCTGGTTGAGGAGCTGGTAGGCGATTTCGCCGAAGGTGACCGGTCCGGTGAAGGGCTCGGTCTTTTTGCCTTCCAGTTCGGAATACAGGTAATTGAGAATACAGTTGCAGGAGAAGGCCACCCGGTCGGATTCGATGGAGCATTCCTTGCTCAGGCGGTTGTTGAACTCCTTGACGTAATCCGCCACGGGCTTGGCGTGCTTGTAGCGGATGCCGGAGAAGACCGGGGCGTAGAACTTCACCTGGCCTTCCACCTCGTCGACGTCCTGGAAGCTGATGTTGACCATGGCCCCGTAGTAGTCGGCCACAAGCGGCAGCTTGGTGTCGAGCTTGTTCTTCACGATGTAGGCGGCGAAGTTGCGTTTTTCGCCGTTGACCATCACGTCCTTGGCGGCAAAGTCGTCGGAGGTGAAGGTCAGAATGTCGCCGTCGCCCTGTTCGAACAGGTTGATGATGCCGATTTCGGCCACCTTGCCCTCGGGCAGCTGGGCCTGGAGCACGAGGGCGCCTTCCTCGATCACGTCGCCGGTGCGGCCGTTGATGACTTTGGGGGTCTTCTTGCCCAGGTCGGAAAGATGGACGCCCGCGATCCAGCCGATCAGCGGCCGGACGCCGAAATCTTTATAGTTGGGGCCGTTCAGGGCAAAAGACAGATGGGTCTTGCTGGCGGCGGGGATGATGATGAAGCTGAAGCCGTGCTTGGGGCCCTCGGCGTACACGCGGGCCAGGCTCGCCTCGTCGTAGCCCACGATCTCGACGGAGCTGACCATGTCGGTGATGTCCGTGGCGCAGATGAGCTCACGGCTGGACATGCCGCCCTTGTCGCTGGAAATGAAATACGGGATCGTGCCGCCGATCCAGTCGCCTTGGGGCAGCTGGCGCAGGGCGTCCTCGTCACCGGCCAGAAGAAGCTTGCGTCCCGACTCGATCAACTGCTTGACATCAGCTACTTTGGAAATAGTTTGTCGCATGTCGCTTTCCCCCTCTAGCCGAAGATGGTTTTCAGATCGTCCTGAACGCTAGGCATATTCACATTGTTGGCGAAGATAGCATAGAGTTGATCGACGCTGGCGCTGATGTTCTCCGGCGAAGGGTCTTCCTTCACCGCTCGCGTCAGGCGCCCAAGCAGGATCTTGGCGGCAAGGAACTTGAGCTGGTAGGTTTTCTTTCCCGTCACAATTTCTTGCCAAGCTTTGTTACTCTTGCTCGGTACATCCATATTCGCCTCCTTCTTTATGCGGCAGCGCGATCTTGCGGCAGCGGGATAATCGTCGCCAACACCCGATCATGATGACCCACGACCCCTCATGACCCGGTTGGAATCGGTGGATTGCGTGACGAAACGTCCGTGCAGGCGTCAACTAAGCAAAGATCGCACCACGGGAAAAATATCAAGAAACCCACAGGTTATTGAAAGAGTACGAGAAGTTGCGGAAGAATACAAGACAAAACAGGAAGTTTCCCGTGTTTCATGAAGTGAAAGGGCTTGTGAGATTGTCTGAAATAGTAAATTATTTCATTATATTAGTATACTGGGACGAATTGGGGCAGCAAAAGGCTTCGACGAGTCAAAAAGAAACAGTAGGCATGTCACCTCGCCGACAATAAAATTTCGGAAAATTTTCTTTGAAAAAACCGTTGGATGCACGGACACGGCCAACCTCTTCGCGTGTCCGCGCATCCCGTCGGCCTAACGCACCGTGCGTTGCAAAAGCGTCATGTCGGCCAACACCAACTGCACCATGGCCCGCAGCACCGGCACCACGCGCGGTATGGCGCTGCGGTCGTGGCGGCCGCCCACCACGATCGTGGCCGGATTGCCGGCAATGTCCGTGGTGCGCTGGGGCACGGCGATGGACGGGATGGGCTTTATCGCCGCCCGGGCCACAATGGGCTGGCCGTTCGCGATGCCGCCCAGGATGCCGCCGGCATGGTTGGATTCGGGCGGGGTGACGATGGGGTCGTTGTTGGCGGAGCCGGTCAGGCGCGCGGCGGCGAAGCCGTTGCCGATCTCCACGCCCTTGACCGCGCCCACGCCCATCAGCGCATAGGCGAGCCTAGCGTCGAGCTTGTCGAAGATCGGTTCGCCAAGCCCGGCCGGAACGCCCGTGGCCGTGATCTCCACAATGCCGCCCAGGCTGTCGCCCGAGGCCATGGCCTCCTTGGCCCGCGCTTCCCAGGCCGGCACGATGGCCGGGTCCGGGGCGCAAAAGGGCCTGTCCGCCGCGCCGGCAATGTCCACGGCAGTGGCCGGGATGCCCCCGAATTCCACGGTGTAGGCCGTAACCTCGATGCCGCAGCCGGTAAGGAACGCGCCGGCCATAGCCCCGCCGGCCACCCGGGCGGCGGTCTCCCGACCCGAGGACCGGCCGCCGCCGCGATAATCGCGCCGGCCGTACTTGGCCAGGTAGGTGCCGTCGGCATGGCCCGGGCGCAGCAGGTTCTTGGCTTCCTCGTAGTCCCGGGAGCGCTGGTTGGTGTTCTCGATCACGAACCCGATGGGCGTGCCGGTGGTTGCGCCCTCGAAAACGCCGGAGAGCAGACGCACGGCGTCGGGCTCCTTGCGGGCCGTGCCGGTAAGCCCCCCGGCTCCGGGGCGGCGACGGTCCAGGTCGCGCTGGATAAGGGCGGCATCGAGCGGCACCCCGGGCGGACAGCCGTCCACCACGCCGCCAAGGGCCGGGCCATGGGACTCGCCATACGTGGTCAGACGAAAAACAGTGCCAAAGGTATTCCCACTCATAAGAGGCTCCTAAACAAAAAATGCGAGAGGGGAAACCCTTTAAAAAGGGTTCTCCCCTCTCGCGCTCTCCCCTTCCCAAATTTTCTACTATCGTCTGTGACTCACCGTCATTATTTATGAAAGTCTTTGGAAAGGGGGCCCGGGGGAAGAACCTTTCTTCAGAAAGGTTTTCCCCCGGCAGCTTTTCAAACTGTCCTACTTCGCGACATCGCGGACGGTTTCGATGACGTAGTCGATCTGGTCGTCGGCGAGTTTCGGGTACAGCGGCAGGGTGATGGTCGAGAGGCCGATGCGGTAGGCTTCGGGAAAGTCCTCGGGGGCGTAGCCAAGGGTGTTGCGCAGGTGGGTGAGGGTGTGGATGGCCCGGTAGTTGACGGCCACGCCGATGCCGCGCCCTTTCAGTTCGTGGAGGATGGCGTCGCGGCGTTCGGGGTCGACCCAGAGGGTGTAGAGGTGGTGGGCCGAGGTGCCGGGGGCGCGGGGGCGGGTGATGCCCGGCGCGCCGGCGAATCCGGCGTCGTAGCGGTCGACGATGGCCTGCCGGCGCTGCCGCAGGCCGCGCAGGCGGTCGAGCTGGTCCACGAGCAGGGCGGCCCGGATATCGTCCAGGTTGTACTTCCAGCCTTCGGCCACCATGTCCCAGTGTTCGTATTTGCCGTGGTAGCGGCCCGAGGCGTTCTTGCTCATGCCGTGGTTGGCGAGCTGCCGGGCCAGGGCGGCCATGTCGGCGCCGTGGCAGGCGATAGCCCCGCCCTCGCCGCAGGTGAGATTTTTCGTGGCGTAGAAGCTGTAGCACGAGGCCTCGGACATTTCGCCCGGGCGCACGCCGTCGCGGGAGCATTCGATGGCGTGGGCGCAGTCCTCGACGATGAAGAGGTTGTGTTTTTGGGCGATGGCGGCAAGGGCCTTCATGTCGCACATGGCCCCGTAGAGGTGCACGGGCAGAATGCCCTTGGTGCGGGGCGTGATGGCGGCTTCGACCTTGGACGCGTCGAGCAGTCCGGTGTCGGGCTCCACGTCCACGTACACGGGCTTGGCCCCGCAGTGCATGATGACCGTGGAGGTGGCGATGAAGGTCATGGGCGTGGTGATGACCTCGTCGCCCGGGGCGAGGCCCAGGGCGAGCAGGGTCAGGTGCATGGCCCCGGAGCAGGAGGACAGGGCCACCACGTGGGGGATGCCGGTGAAATCGGCGAACTTGGCCTCGAACTTGGCTCCGACCGGGCCGGAGGTCAGAAAAACGGAGCGCAGGACGGCAAGGACATTGTCCATGTCCTTTTCCTCGAGGCTGTGACGGTAGAACTCAACCTGCATGGGGCATTACCTCGGGTTTGCGGGAACGCACGCGCACAAGGAGCCACGCGAGCGACCCGACGAGCATGACGCTGATGCCGGAAAAAAGGAGCCAGGCCACGGTCATGGGCGTGTCGTGAAAGACCGTGACCAGCCCCAGGAAAAGACCGACCCCGGCCACCTGGAACCAGACGAAGCCGAATTCCGAGCGGGCCTGGAAATAGACGAACAGGATGTTGGCCACGGCGAGGAGGGCCATGGCGCCGCTGATGACGGTTAAAAGCGGCCCGGCGGCGGTGTAGCTCGCGCCGAAAAGGAGCTTCACCACGAAGCTCGAGGCGATAAGGCAGAAAAGGGCGAATCCGCCGCCGAGAAGGGCGGTCAGGCCCATGGACGTCCACAGCGAGGACAGGTCGTTGCGGCCGGACTCCTTGGCCGACGCCGCTTCGGTGAAAAGCACGCTCATGAGCACCGAGGGCAGGTAAAAGGCGATGCGGCCGAGGATGGCGGCCGTGGCGTAAAGTCCCGCGCCTTCGGCGTCGCAGTAGTGGCGCACCAGCACCAGGTCGAGGTTGCCGAGCACCATGACGATGACCGACGAGATGAGCATGCCGATGGAATAGGTGCCGACTTCCTTGATGAGTCCCTTGGGCAGGGGGGAGGCCTTCAAGGGGAAAACGTCGCGCAAAAAGAGGCAGTTGACCGCGATGGCGGCGGCGATGCCGGTGAGGCTCGAAAGCAGCGCGCCGTTGATGCCCCAGGTGAGGAACATGACGAAAAGCAGCGCGCCGAGCAGCCGGAAAAGCGCGTTGGACGCGCCGGCGATGCCGTAGCCGGTGAAGCGCTGGAGCCCTTGGAGCATGCCCCAAGGCACGGGCAGGATGAACGATCCGGCCATGACCCCGAGCATGAGCAGCACGGGCGTGGGGGATTCGATGTGCAAAAAGGACTGGATAAGCGGCAGGCAGGCCGCGCCGATGCCGTAGGCGACGACGGCGAGCCCTGTGGCGTAAAGCCCGGCCCGGGAGAGCAGCGCCCGCACGAGCCCCATGTCCGTCAGCACGAACCGGGCCGTGAACCGGGCCATGACCAACGGCACGATGGCCAGCGGCGCGGCGAAGATGACCATGGTGGAATTGAGCGCGTTGAACCCGCCGAAATCGGCCGGGCTCATGGACCGGCCGACCACGAGCTGGAAGAGGTAATTGAAGAGGTTGCCGGAATTGAGCAGGATGAGGATGACGAAATTCTGCTTGAGAAAGCGTTTCACGCGGGCACGTCCTTGAAAGGGGCGATGGATACGTAGGCTTACGACGCGGGCGGTCGCGCGGAGTTGGCGTCGGTTTCGCGCCGGTCCGGCGCAAGCTCCAGGTACAGCCCGGCCAGGAAACAGTAAAGCCCGGCCTGGACCAGAAATTCCGCCGGACGGGCCAGCATGGCCAGTCGCAGCACGGCGGCGAACACGAGCGACAGGGAAAAGCCCAGGAAATACGGCCGGCCGGGATCCTCGGCCAGCCATGCGCCAAGCGGCGCGGCGCGCCGGGACAGCCGGGCGGCCACAGCCGGCGCGAGCACCCGCCATACCGGAAGGAGGGCCATGGCGGCAAGGGGCGTAACCAGACGCGACGCGGCCGCGCTAAGGGCCAGGCTGACGGCCAGGAGCGCCGCGCAGGCCCCAAGGCCCCAGAGCATCTCCCGGCGGGCGTCGCGGGGATCGGCCGGGGGCGTGGCCAGCCAGCGGGCGGGCCGTGCCGCCAGTGCGCGCAGGCGCGCCGGGCCGACAAGGCGCAGGCCGAGCCAGACGGCGGCCAAAAGCGCCACCGCGGCCAGGGCGCGCGTCAGGGTATTTTCATGGCCCGCGCCCCGGGGGTGGGGAGGGGCGGCGAAGCGGCCGACGTCGATGGGGGCCTTGGTCTCGAAGCACAGTCCGGCCACGTCGTACCAGGGATGGCTGAAAAAGCGGGCCGAGGCCTTTTGGGCCGGAAGGTCGGCCGGGCCGATATCCAGCCAGGCGTCGGCGGCGTGCAGGCGCGCGGCCGCTTCCTCGGACAGGTTGCCCGGGGAAAGCCGTTTGCCGCCGAGGTCGAGGAGGGGACCGGCCGCGAAAATAGCGCGCCAGTCGGCCTGCGCCTGACCGGAAAAGGCGGCCCGGGTCAGTTCCAGGCTGCCCGGGGCCCGCCCGTCCCGGCCCGAAACGGCGACGTCCACGGCGCCGGGCAACACGGCGTTCGGCTCGTCGGCCAATCTGCCGGCCAGGATGCCGGAGCGGGTGTCGGGAATGGCCGGTTGTCCGCCGGCAATGGATACGGCCACGGGATCGCCGGTCAGACTGTAGGCGGCGGTCAGCCAGGAAAGGCGGCCAAAGGGCGTCAGCGGGGAAAAGCGTCCCGGGCCCGCAGCCTTGTCCGGTCTGGCGGCGGTGGTCACGGGCCAGGGCAGCCGGGCGGCGTAGAGCCCTTGGTGGGGCTTTCCCGTGGGCACGGCGGCGAGCATGGCCCGGGTGAAGGGCA is part of the Solidesulfovibrio fructosivorans JJ] genome and harbors:
- a CDS encoding glycosyltransferase family 2 protein, with product MDTVDVSLVTYTYNDGRFVDGLLAALASWTLLPREVVVVDDGSATPYAPPPCPVPVTLLRHETNRGIPATKHEGISAGSSTSLLAMDCDTRVVPTWLETCLPLAGREDIGLVSGPVAYLSGDDLVSRYQRAFGDNHNLEKDGVTDFAPGNVFLLRRAVWEACGGMAGFGGEVCEDHFLCGRIKALGLSLWVDRRARARQTRRITRLAMSQRYWKWCREPVVRRALTCEDLPGYILAVLGLPHAERVETCITLEEPMFLYLEALYVSYTVLDVLDAAIAAGKADAALKAAWWAGLAALFAGYGTLWAVLRADLTRLGQPPRPGFPAGADNPFAPSLAALDALKTSSVFAWMAKQGVPAMLAEERAGTFDFSFYDATAGGGR
- a CDS encoding DUF6976 family protein encodes the protein MRQTISKVADVKQLIESGRKLLLAGDEDALRQLPQGDWIGGTIPYFISSDKGGMSSRELICATDITDMVSSVEIVGYDEASLARVYAEGPKHGFSFIIIPAASKTHLSFALNGPNYKDFGVRPLIGWIAGVHLSDLGKKTPKVINGRTGDVIEEGALVLQAQLPEGKVAEIGIINLFEQGDGDILTFTSDDFAAKDVMVNGEKRNFAAYIVKNKLDTKLPLVADYYGAMVNISFQDVDEVEGQVKFYAPVFSGIRYKHAKPVADYVKEFNNRLSKECSIESDRVAFSCNCILNYLYSELEGKKTEPFTGPVTFGEIAYQLLNQTLVYLEIMDV
- a CDS encoding lysophospholipid acyltransferase family protein; this translates as MEQSERPHIFSLTPSFGGSFTRRAVALAEPFLAKALSLAPIEDIYRAIPNGLDGGAFVDAVLDAMDVRVRASSEELERIPKSGPVVVVANHPFGGLEGLVLAKMLLTVRPDTRIMANFLLSRIPELRGLFVFVDPFGGSSATGSNIRPLKECLRILRKGGLLGIFPAGAVAHPHLENGRPAISDPAWSATVARLVRKTEATVVPIHFSGRNSRLFQVLGLVHPLLRTAMLPREFYNKCGQAVEARIGTPIRYDRLAKVSSCDEEADTCITRYLRLRTELLRNRPDKPRRRPPLFPQKNVGHQEALIPPVSPALLADEIAALAPGSVLHQSGEFQVIEAKAADIPLMLREIGRLRELTFRRVGEGTGKACDLDGFDPFYHHLFLWNAEKREVAGAYRIGRTDELLAEKGPQGLYTSTLFVLKAAFFSRISPALEMGRSFVRPEYQKSYSPLLLLWKGLAQMVVREPRYRVLFGPVSITNDYKHASRRLMASYFEGNVTNPNLARLVRPKTPLRGQTWLARAARTLVEDLDDLLALIDDIEADRKGIPVLLRQYLKLGGKILAFNVDKGFADCLDGLIVVDLLQADRRQLERYMGKDGFASFTAYHQAQAATADARTSEERCA
- the ahbD gene encoding heme b synthase codes for the protein MQHPHANGHGHPHNAHPAGPAGMPPLRLIAWEVTRACNLACKHCRAEACLDPWPGEFDTAEAKALIDTFPETGSPIIIFTGGEPLLRPDIFDLVRHARSRDLRCVMAPNGTLVTAENAREIRDSGIARCSISIDAPNAADHDAFRGVPGAFEGALRGIEYLKSAGVEFQINTTVTKHNMGNFKEIFKLAESLGAAAWHIFLLVPTGRAVELGAEIITAKEYEEVLNWFYDFRKTTSMHLKATCAPHYYRIMRQRAKAEGVAVNPDTFGMDAMTRGCLGGTGFCFISAVGQVQPCGYLELDCGNVRKTPFPEIWRTSPQFLQFRNKDDYLGKCGVCEYHRVCGGCRARAYTMSGNYMAPEPLCDYTPAKAAEGR
- a CDS encoding DegT/DnrJ/EryC1/StrS family aminotransferase, with protein sequence MQVEFYRHSLEEKDMDNVLAVLRSVFLTSGPVGAKFEAKFADFTGIPHVVALSSCSGAMHLTLLALGLAPGDEVITTPMTFIATSTVIMHCGAKPVYVDVEPDTGLLDASKVEAAITPRTKGILPVHLYGAMCDMKALAAIAQKHNLFIVEDCAHAIECSRDGVRPGEMSEASCYSFYATKNLTCGEGGAIACHGADMAALARQLANHGMSKNASGRYHGKYEHWDMVAEGWKYNLDDIRAALLVDQLDRLRGLRQRRQAIVDRYDAGFAGAPGITRPRAPGTSAHHLYTLWVDPERRDAILHELKGRGIGVAVNYRAIHTLTHLRNTLGYAPEDFPEAYRIGLSTITLPLYPKLADDQIDYVIETVRDVAK
- the aroC gene encoding chorismate synthase, which gives rise to MSGNTFGTVFRLTTYGESHGPALGGVVDGCPPGVPLDAALIQRDLDRRRPGAGGLTGTARKEPDAVRLLSGVFEGATTGTPIGFVIENTNQRSRDYEEAKNLLRPGHADGTYLAKYGRRDYRGGGRSSGRETAARVAGGAMAGAFLTGCGIEVTAYTVEFGGIPATAVDIAGAADRPFCAPDPAIVPAWEARAKEAMASGDSLGGIVEITATGVPAGLGEPIFDKLDARLAYALMGVGAVKGVEIGNGFAAARLTGSANNDPIVTPPESNHAGGILGGIANGQPIVARAAIKPIPSIAVPQRTTDIAGNPATIVVGGRHDRSAIPRVVPVLRAMVQLVLADMTLLQRTVR
- a CDS encoding helix-turn-helix domain-containing protein is translated as MSENRLYSVAAIAKLLDMPESTLHYWKNRFDAVLPSVGRGRSKRFRPEAVEVFQAIGRLLGQGLSAADVRAELMRQFPVNATHEPTSGTAVSAVAAHHSAATTVAAGEAAFSGGEPAVMAMAAGIGTEIARSIMAQFQRHFPPVQPALPEETVEGLREQLGAMRDENAAMAEKMRLLEAELVRLRKDRRELENYLVDKINALRRADETS